In one Balaenoptera ricei isolate mBalRic1 chromosome 20, mBalRic1.hap2, whole genome shotgun sequence genomic region, the following are encoded:
- the ARHGDIA gene encoding rho GDP-dissociation inhibitor 1: MAEQEPTAEQLAQIAAENEEDEHSVNYKPPAQKSIQEIQELDKDDESLRKYKEALLGRVAVSADPNVPNVVVTRLILVCSTAPGPLELDLTGDLESFKKQSFVLKEGVEYRIKISFRVNREIVSGMKYIQHTYRKGVKIDKTDYMVGSYGPRAEEYEFLTPMEEAPKGMLARGSYNIKSRFTDDDRTDHLSWEWNLTIKKEWKD; this comes from the exons ATGGCTGAGCAGGAGCCCACAGCCGAGCAGCTGGCGCAGATTGCGGCTGAGAACGAGGAGGATGAGCACTCGGTCAACTACAAGCCCCCGGCCCAGAAGAGCATCCAGGAGATCCAGGAGCTGGATAAGGACGACGAGAGTCTGCGCAAGTACAAGGAGGCCCTGCTGGGCCGTGTGGCCGTGTCTGCCG ACCCCAACGTCCCCAATGTTGTGGTGACCCGACTGATCCTGGTTTGTAGCACCGCCCCGGGCCCCTTGGAGCTGGACCTGACAG GTGATCTGGAGAGCTTTAAGAAGCAGTCCTTTGTGCTGAAGGAGGGTGTGGAATACAGGATAAAAATCTCCTTCCGG GTGAACCGAGAGATCGTGTCCGGCATGAAGTACATCCAGCACACGTACAGGAAAGGCGTTAAGA TTGACAAGACCGACTACATGGTGGGGAGCTATGGGCCTCGGGCAGAGGAATACGAGTTCCTGACCCCCATGGAGGAGGCCCCCAAGGGCATGCTGGCTCGAGGCAGCTACAACATCAAGTCCCGCTTCACAGACGACGACAGGACTGACCACCTGTCCTGGGAGTGGAACCTCACCATCAAGAAGGAGTGGAAGGACTGA